A genomic window from Nosocomiicoccus massiliensis includes:
- a CDS encoding cytochrome ubiquinol oxidase subunit I, producing MEDVLIGRILTGLTLGVHILYATVGVGIPLLIMVLEFLGIKKNDYHYLTMARRIAMGYTVTVAVGVVTGTIIGLQLSLIWPQFMQLAGHIIALPLFMETFAFFFEAIFLGIYLYTWDRFKNRWHHWYLTIPVVLGAGISAVFITMVNSFMNSPAGFKIVDGVLKNVDPLKAMFNPSMPERVFHVLVTAYMTAAFIMVTIAAFNLLKSKFDEDREYHKKGLKVMMVIGLIMSGLTLLAGDLSAKYLHNHQPEKLAAMEWHFETESNADLILFGVLDEENQEVKGALRIPSALSILSDWKPSTEVTGLNDIPKDEWPPLVIHYFFDVMVFFGMFGFGASLLYFILKWLKPELLHSKLMLYIYVLTGPLSFLAIEAGWFTAELGRQPWMVRGYMRVSEAITEASGLGLTLILFGVLYFVLVTTTILVLTRMFKDKSAKDSQIQYYGTESLDETGGRF from the coding sequence ATGGAAGATGTTTTAATTGGTCGAATATTGACTGGTTTAACGTTAGGTGTACATATTCTGTATGCGACAGTAGGAGTAGGAATTCCGTTACTCATTATGGTACTGGAATTTCTAGGCATTAAAAAGAATGATTATCACTACTTAACGATGGCACGTAGAATTGCGATGGGATACACAGTCACTGTTGCCGTAGGTGTTGTTACCGGTACAATTATCGGTCTTCAATTATCATTAATATGGCCACAGTTTATGCAACTTGCCGGTCATATTATTGCGTTACCACTATTCATGGAAACATTTGCGTTTTTCTTTGAAGCGATATTTTTAGGTATTTACTTATATACGTGGGATCGATTTAAAAATCGCTGGCACCACTGGTATTTAACAATTCCAGTCGTACTTGGTGCAGGAATTTCCGCGGTGTTTATTACGATGGTAAATAGCTTTATGAACTCTCCAGCAGGCTTTAAAATCGTTGACGGTGTGTTAAAAAATGTCGATCCTTTAAAAGCGATGTTTAACCCGTCGATGCCAGAACGAGTGTTCCACGTACTCGTTACAGCGTATATGACAGCAGCGTTTATTATGGTGACGATCGCAGCGTTTAACTTATTAAAGTCTAAATTCGATGAAGATCGTGAGTATCACAAAAAAGGCTTAAAAGTGATGATGGTCATTGGTTTAATTATGTCTGGACTCACTTTACTCGCAGGAGATTTATCTGCAAAGTATTTACATAATCATCAACCAGAAAAACTTGCTGCAATGGAGTGGCACTTTGAAACAGAAAGTAACGCGGATTTAATTTTATTTGGTGTACTCGATGAAGAAAACCAAGAAGTGAAAGGTGCACTCAGAATTCCGAGCGCGTTAAGTATTTTATCGGACTGGAAACCGAGTACTGAAGTGACAGGGTTAAACGATATCCCTAAAGATGAATGGCCACCACTTGTCATTCACTATTTCTTTGACGTCATGGTATTCTTTGGAATGTTTGGATTCGGAGCGAGTCTTTTATACTTTATCTTAAAATGGTTAAAACCGGAGTTACTACACAGTAAGTTGATGTTGTATATATATGTCTTAACCGGTCCGTTATCATTTTTAGCAATTGAAGCGGGTTGGTTTACAGCTGAACTTGGTCGTCAGCCATGGATGGTACGTGGATATATGCGCGTCAGTGAAGCGATCACCGAGGCGAGTGGTTTAGGGTTAACGCTAATCCTATTCGGTGTTTTATACTTCGTATTAGTAACGACGACTATTCTCGTGTTAACGCGTATGTTTAAAGATAAATCAGCAAAAGATAGCCAAATTCAATATTATGGTACTGAAAGTTTAGATGAGACTGGAGGTCGATTCTAA
- a CDS encoding cytochrome d ubiquinol oxidase subunit II, whose product MDFATLGITVLWTFLYGYVVIASIDFGAGFYNFYAKLTNQDNIITPIINRYLNPVWEVTNVFFVFFFVGIVGFFPDSAYYLGTVLLIPASISLIMLAIRGSYYAFNQYSKGTNMVWTFLYGVTGLFIPASLSVALVISEGGFIEETAAGLDLDYVELFFSGYTWSVVFLAVISVLYISSGFLLFYSNRAKAKQAVHLTRTWFLTWTIPMLVISQFVFLELRATNREHFDNATQNYWYFFLCSIVFMAIAVYLVYKKKNYGIAFIMVMLQFAFAFFGYGISKLPYILYPFIKLDAVVNDSMAIALVIVFVLGLLLLIPSLIILMRLFLFDKDYVQGKE is encoded by the coding sequence ATGGATTTTGCAACACTAGGTATTACAGTACTTTGGACGTTTTTATACGGATACGTCGTCATTGCATCGATTGACTTTGGTGCAGGGTTTTATAACTTCTATGCAAAATTAACGAATCAAGATAATATTATTACACCGATTATTAACCGCTATTTAAATCCTGTATGGGAAGTCACGAACGTATTCTTCGTATTCTTCTTCGTTGGGATCGTCGGATTTTTCCCGGACTCGGCATACTATTTAGGTACGGTGTTACTCATTCCAGCGTCTATATCGTTAATTATGTTAGCGATTCGCGGAAGTTATTATGCATTTAACCAATATTCTAAAGGCACGAATATGGTTTGGACGTTTTTATACGGTGTAACAGGGTTATTTATCCCAGCGTCGCTTTCAGTCGCACTGGTCATATCTGAAGGTGGTTTTATAGAAGAAACTGCTGCAGGTCTTGATTTAGACTATGTCGAACTATTTTTTAGCGGATATACGTGGTCCGTCGTATTTTTAGCAGTCATTTCTGTGTTATATATTTCGAGTGGTTTTTTACTTTTCTATTCGAATCGTGCAAAAGCAAAGCAAGCCGTGCATTTAACGCGTACATGGTTCTTAACATGGACAATTCCAATGCTCGTCATTTCTCAATTTGTGTTCCTAGAGCTTCGCGCAACGAATAGAGAACACTTTGACAATGCCACACAAAATTACTGGTACTTCTTCTTATGTAGTATTGTATTTATGGCAATTGCTGTGTACTTAGTTTATAAAAAGAAAAATTACGGTATTGCGTTTATTATGGTGATGTTACAGTTTGCGTTCGCATTTTTCGGTTATGGAATTAGTAAATTACCATATATTTTATATCCGTTTATAAAACTCGATGCGGTCGTTAACGACTCGATGGCCATCGCACTCGTCATTGTGTTCGTTTTAGGTTTACTATTACTTATTCCAAGTCTTATAATATTAATGAGATTATTCTTATTCGATAAAGATTACGTACAAGGTAAGGAGTAA
- a CDS encoding TrkA family potassium uptake protein, whose protein sequence is MKKEFAVIGLGRFGSSIVKELQKLNVNVLAIDKDEAVINEYKDLVTEAVIGNTMDENVLKSVGITNFDHVIVAIGESIQGSILTTLILKDLGCEKVTVKAQNDYHGRVLEKIGADAVIHPERDIGRLLAHRLVSTHTLDILEISDNHSIVEFKAVEAFTNRTLDELDFRNKFGVSVLAIKRHEHIIVSPDSHTPILEDDILILIASDEISHTLK, encoded by the coding sequence ATGAAAAAAGAATTTGCGGTAATCGGACTCGGAAGATTCGGTTCGAGTATCGTTAAAGAATTACAAAAGTTAAATGTGAACGTTCTTGCGATTGACAAAGATGAAGCGGTTATTAACGAATATAAGGATCTTGTCACTGAAGCGGTGATCGGTAATACGATGGATGAAAACGTCTTAAAAAGTGTAGGTATTACTAACTTCGACCACGTCATCGTTGCGATTGGTGAGAGTATTCAAGGCAGTATTTTAACGACACTTATATTAAAAGACCTCGGATGCGAAAAAGTGACGGTTAAAGCTCAAAATGATTATCACGGTAGAGTGTTAGAAAAAATCGGTGCAGATGCTGTGATTCACCCTGAAAGAGATATCGGGCGATTACTTGCACACCGACTCGTATCGACACATACTCTCGATATACTCGAAATTTCAGATAACCACTCAATCGTAGAATTTAAAGCAGTTGAAGCTTTTACAAATCGTACGCTAGATGAGTTAGACTTTAGAAATAAATTTGGAGTATCCGTATTAGCCATTAAACGACATGAGCACATTATCGTGTCGCCAGATTCGCACACGCCAATTCTTGAAGACGATATTTTAATATTAATTGCAAGCGATGAAATCTCTCACACTTTGAAATAG